The Parus major isolate Abel chromosome Z, Parus_major1.1, whole genome shotgun sequence genome has a window encoding:
- the SREK1 gene encoding splicing regulatory glutamine/lysine-rich protein 1 isoform X2: MTSLMPGAGLLPIPTPTPLTTLGVSLGTLGAIPAAALDPNITALGEIPQPPIMGNVDPSKIDEIRRTVYVGNLNSQTTTADQLLEFFKQVGEVKFVRMAGDETQPTRFAFVEFADQNSVPRALAFNGVMFGDRPLKINHSNNAIVKPPEMTPQAAAKELEEVMKRVREAQSFISAAIEPESGKSSERKGGRSRSHSRSESRSSSKSRSRRKRSHSKHRSRSGNRSLSRHKDRRRSRSPLKKRSRSTERRKSRSRSRSRDKKRDKEKIKEKEKAKEKDRDRDKEKDRDRDKDRERERDKERNREKDKERDKERSKDRERARDKDRDKDKDRDREKEKDKDKEKDKEEVDQNKEKEDAEKEGEKDREKIKDKEGDKDKGGDKEKDRDKEKEKDGDKEKEREKERDDKKKKDKRSRTPPRSYSSSRRSRSSSRERRKRKSRSPSKSPKTSKTAKRKSSRSPSPRRNKKEKKRERDTNNERRERERSTSKKKSSKEKEGKEKSDKSTTAFKDKDNNKEDQNLETDKEVENRDTQRTDEVKLQQNGNCQPDEENLSIKMEEV; this comes from the exons ATGACAAGTCTGATGCCTGGTGCAGGATTGCTTCCTATACCTACACCAACCCCCTTGACTACA CTTGGTGTTTCACTTGGTACTTTAGGGGCTATACCAGCAGCAGCATTGGATCCTAACATTACAGCACTGGGAGAAATACCACAACCACCAATTATGGGAAATGTGGATCCATCCAAAATTGATGAAATCAGGAGAACAGTCTATGTTGGAAACTTGAATTCCCAG ACTACAACAGCAGATCAGCTGCTTGAATTCTTTAAGCAAGTTGGAGAAGTCAAGTTTGTGCGAATGGCAGGTGATGAGACGCAACCAACACGATTTGCTTTTGTGGAATTTGCAGACCAAAATTCTGTACCTCGAGCTCTTGCCTTTAATGGAGTTATGTTTGGAGACCGGCCACTGaa gATAAATCACTCCAATAATGCAATAGTGAAGCCTCCTGAAATGACACCACAAGCTGCTGCCAAGGAGCTAGAAGAAGTGATGAAGAGAGTAAGGGAAGCCCAGTCTTTTATATCTGCTGCTATTGAGCCAG agtCTGGAAAgagcagtgaaagaaaaggcGGTCGATCTCGTTCCCATTCTCGTTCAGAATCCAGGTCTAGCTCAAAATCCCGATCTAGGAGGAAAAGATCGCACTCAAAACACAG AAGTAGATCTGGCAACAGGTCTCTCTCAAGACACAAGGACAGACGCAGATCCCGAAGTCCCCTGAAAAAACGATCTAGATCTACAGAAAGACGGAAATCAAGAAGTCGCTCTCGTTCTCG GGACAAGAAAAGAGACAAGGAAAAgatcaaggaaaaagaaaaggccaaagaaaaagacagagacCGAGACAAAGAGAAGGATAGGGATCGAGACAAAGACAGGGAGAGAGAGCGAGATAAAGAGAGAAATAGGGAAAAGGACAAAGAGAGAGATAAAGAGCGAAGCAAAGATAGAGAGAGAGCCCGAGACAAAGATAGGGACAAGGATAAAGATAGGGAccgggaaaaggaaaaagataaagacaaggaaaaagacaaagaagagGTAGatcagaacaaagaaaaagaagatgctgagaaagaaggagagaaggacAGAGAGAAGATTAAGGACAAGGAGGGAGATAAAGACAAAGGAGGGGACAAAGAAAAGGACAGagacaaagagaaggaaaaagatggGGATAAGGAGAAGGAGcgagaaaaagagagagatgataaaaagaagaaagataagAGATCCAGAACACCCCCAAGAAGCTATAGCTCTTCAAGAAGATCTCGTAGCTCCAGCAG AGAAAGGCGtaaaaggaagagcagaagtCCCTCCAAATCTCCTAAAACAtcaaaaacagcaaaaagaaagtCTTCACGAAGTCCTTCTCCAAGAAG aaacaagaaagaaaagaaaagagaaagagatacaaataatgaaagaagagaaagagaacgCTCcacttccaagaaaaaaagtagtaaagaaaaagagggaaaggagaaatcTGACAAAAGCACCACTGCTTTTAAG GACAAAGATAACAATAAAGAAGACCAGAATTTGGAAACTGACAAGGAAGTAGAAAATAGAGATACACAAAGGACAGATGAAGTCAAGCTACAGCAGAACGGGAACTGTCAACCAGATGAAGAAAACCTCTCAATTAAAATGGAAGAGGTTTAA